In Cytobacillus oceanisediminis, the following proteins share a genomic window:
- a CDS encoding CGNR zinc finger domain-containing protein translates to MGKSKEKDEIIMFLNTWELPNDSRIPREHLTTQEDLKTYFAQENTDNLTDVILFRNDLRKVVSNSSLKVINQWIIKRNINIQMMVDNGRYRLDFHTNQNSIIDHILILILRKVEEGNFHRYKICPDCKWAFYDRSKSSTKKWCSMKKNSSSGRACGTIAKVKKYREKNKKSK, encoded by the coding sequence ATGGGCAAATCTAAAGAAAAAGATGAAATTATCATGTTCCTTAACACTTGGGAATTACCTAACGACAGTCGAATTCCTAGGGAGCACTTGACTACTCAAGAAGATTTGAAGACTTATTTTGCACAGGAAAACACAGATAATTTAACAGATGTTATTTTATTTAGGAATGACCTCAGAAAAGTTGTGTCAAACAGCTCTTTAAAAGTAATTAATCAATGGATAATAAAAAGGAATATTAATATTCAGATGATGGTAGATAATGGAAGATATAGGTTGGATTTTCACACAAATCAAAATAGCATAATTGACCATATACTTATTCTAATTTTACGGAAGGTAGAAGAAGGAAATTTTCACCGATATAAGATTTGTCCAGATTGTAAATGGGCGTTCTACGATAGATCCAAAAGCAGTACAAAAAAATGGTGCAGTATGAAAAAGAACAGTTCATCTGGAAGAGCATGTGGAACAATAGCCAAAGTAAAGAAATATCGGGAGAAAAATAAAAAATCAAAATAA
- a CDS encoding haloacid dehalogenase-like hydrolase, with protein sequence MNNRTKLKVLFGMIVICMILSASLGAAASEKAVSTPQKREGHYIQVLDKGKWAPDTYKAVQNLIDKYGAGSPGYDPNRKPYVVFDWDHTSIMSDTEEALFLYQIDHLAFNMQPEEFYEVIKKNVPNGSFSHEFKNLQGDAVTLEEIAEDLKRDYEFLYSNYEGMNGKERLETLHSTDQFIDFKAKMYFLYEAIGETHGIEIGYPWVLYLFANMSTIEVQQLAEASNDYNLGAEMASVALVSPKSMSGKAGTVQVAYTTGLRLATEIANLMHTFMENGIDVYVISASMEEVVEVFSSNPKYGYNLPKENVFGMRLKKKDGIIRAEYEDNWPITAREGKVEVIEQAISKARGGYGPIFVAGDSSTDYEMLTIKSLKLGLIINRLKTGDIGKLANTAAERMGKNNPKYVLQGRNENTGLWIPTEYTIKLGENEEKLLANP encoded by the coding sequence ATGAATAATAGAACCAAATTAAAAGTTTTATTTGGCATGATTGTTATTTGCATGATTTTGTCTGCTTCCTTAGGAGCTGCGGCAAGCGAAAAAGCAGTTTCGACTCCACAAAAAAGGGAGGGCCATTATATTCAAGTGTTGGATAAAGGGAAATGGGCTCCTGACACCTATAAGGCTGTTCAAAACCTAATTGATAAGTATGGTGCTGGAAGTCCAGGATACGATCCCAATCGAAAACCTTATGTTGTTTTTGATTGGGATCATACGAGCATCATGAGTGATACGGAGGAGGCCCTTTTTCTTTATCAAATTGATCACTTGGCATTTAACATGCAACCGGAAGAGTTTTATGAAGTGATCAAAAAGAATGTGCCGAATGGATCCTTTTCACACGAGTTTAAAAACCTTCAAGGAGATGCGGTCACACTCGAGGAAATTGCCGAGGATCTGAAGCGCGATTACGAATTTCTTTATTCCAACTATGAAGGAATGAATGGAAAAGAGCGGCTAGAAACGCTACATTCAACTGATCAATTTATAGATTTTAAAGCGAAAATGTACTTTCTGTATGAAGCCATTGGGGAAACACATGGTATTGAAATCGGATATCCATGGGTGCTCTATTTATTTGCCAACATGTCTACAATAGAAGTCCAGCAGCTTGCAGAGGCTTCAAATGATTATAATTTGGGGGCGGAAATGGCATCGGTAGCGCTTGTGAGTCCTAAGTCCATGTCAGGAAAAGCCGGTACTGTTCAAGTAGCCTATACTACAGGACTGCGTCTGGCCACCGAAATCGCAAACTTAATGCATACTTTTATGGAAAATGGAATTGACGTTTATGTTATTTCGGCTTCGATGGAAGAAGTGGTGGAGGTATTTTCGTCAAATCCAAAATACGGTTACAACCTTCCGAAGGAAAATGTCTTTGGAATGAGATTAAAAAAGAAAGACGGAATTATTCGAGCAGAATATGAAGATAATTGGCCGATCACTGCTCGAGAAGGCAAGGTGGAAGTGATCGAACAAGCCATCTCCAAAGCGCGGGGCGGATACGGTCCAATATTCGTAGCGGGAGACAGTAGCACAGATTATGAAATGCTGACAATTAAAAGTTTGAAACTCGGTTTAATTATCAACCGTCTCAAAACAGGTGATATCGGCAAGCTTGCGAACACAGCTGCAGAACGGATGGGCAAAAATAACCCAAAATACGTTCTTCAAGGTAGAAATGAGAATACAGGCTTATGGATACCGACTGAATACACGATCAAGCTTGGGGAAAATGAAGAAAAATTGTTGGCGAATCCGTAA
- a CDS encoding aspartate/glutamate racemase family protein has product MKVIGLIGGMSWESSVEYYRIINEEVKRRLGGLHSAKCLLYSVDFHEIERYQSEGAWGKAGEVLGNAARSLEKGGADFIIICTNTMHKVLGDIQSKINIPILHIADATPAQIKEKGINSVGLLGTRYTMEQDFYKSRLEFNGIQVIVPNDNERETVNKVIYEELCLGKIHQESRDYYKKVIHGLIESGAKGIILGCTEIGLLVKQEDSDVPLFDTTYIHAFESVNMSLK; this is encoded by the coding sequence ATGAAGGTTATTGGTCTTATTGGCGGAATGAGTTGGGAATCTTCTGTTGAATATTATCGGATTATCAATGAAGAGGTTAAAAGAAGATTAGGGGGATTACATTCAGCGAAATGTCTTTTATATAGTGTCGATTTTCATGAAATTGAACGTTACCAATCAGAAGGCGCCTGGGGAAAGGCCGGTGAAGTGTTAGGTAATGCTGCGCGTTCTTTGGAAAAGGGAGGGGCTGACTTTATTATCATTTGTACTAATACGATGCACAAAGTTTTAGGTGATATCCAGTCGAAAATTAATATCCCCATTTTACATATCGCAGATGCAACACCAGCCCAAATTAAAGAGAAAGGAATTAATTCTGTCGGGTTACTAGGCACAAGGTACACAATGGAGCAGGATTTTTATAAATCACGCTTGGAGTTTAACGGTATACAAGTTATTGTGCCAAATGACAATGAAAGAGAGACTGTAAACAAGGTTATTTACGAAGAGTTATGTTTGGGTAAGATTCATCAAGAATCAAGGGATTATTATAAAAAAGTTATCCATGGTTTAATCGAATCTGGTGCTAAAGGGATTATACTAGGCTGTACAGAAATTGGATTATTGGTAAAGCAGGAGGATTCTGATGTTCCTCTATTTGACACAACCTACATACATGCTTTTGAATCTGTAAATATGTCCTTAAAGTAG
- a CDS encoding NAD(P)H-binding protein: MKRTIAIIVGTGKAGKFLAETAIKKGYTVRMLVRSPEKVSITGPNIELIIGDAQNPYSIRSLLEGCDAVVNTFGQPNRATPLYSEVTKLIITIMEDIGIKRYIGVSGGSLDVNGDKKSFVNKLGAIFFRIMYSKMIKDKKKELTILHESRRDWTLVRLPFIYEKDINKSIKESLFDMPGLTITNRNIADFLINEISNSKYIRQTPFIAN; encoded by the coding sequence ATGAAAAGAACTATAGCCATTATAGTAGGCACTGGAAAAGCAGGTAAGTTTTTAGCAGAAACGGCAATTAAAAAAGGTTATACAGTTCGTATGCTCGTCCGAAGTCCAGAAAAAGTTTCAATAACCGGCCCAAACATAGAGCTCATTATAGGAGATGCTCAAAATCCATATTCAATTCGTTCTTTACTTGAAGGATGTGACGCGGTTGTTAATACTTTTGGACAACCTAATAGAGCCACACCTTTATACAGTGAAGTTACAAAACTGATAATAACTATTATGGAAGATATCGGAATAAAAAGGTATATCGGAGTATCAGGAGGTTCTTTGGATGTAAATGGAGATAAAAAGTCCTTCGTAAATAAGTTGGGTGCCATTTTCTTTCGAATTATGTATTCTAAGATGATTAAGGATAAGAAAAAAGAGCTTACTATTCTCCATGAAAGCAGGAGAGATTGGACACTTGTTCGGTTACCATTTATATACGAAAAAGATATTAATAAAAGCATAAAAGAAAGTTTATTTGATATGCCGGGACTAACAATTACCAATCGTAATATCGCAGATTTTTTAATTAATGAAATTTCAAATTCTAAATACATACGTCAAACGCCATTTATAGCAAACTAG
- a CDS encoding HAD family hydrolase, with amino-acid sequence MGEYKIILFDLDGTLSDPKVGITKSVQYALEKLGIIETNLDKLECFIGPPLQVSFSEYYGFNEEKSQKAIDFYRERFKQRGMFENELYSNLSPFLKSLKEQQYTLTVATSKPTVFSEQILKYFNIDHYFDLVVGSNLDGTRTSKTEIIQYILDKHKNYTLDNFIMMGDRKHDIIGANNVGIDSIGVTYGYGSFEELSEFNPTYIVHSIDQIKEILMTSIVK; translated from the coding sequence ATGGGTGAATACAAAATAATTTTATTTGATTTAGACGGCACACTTTCGGATCCGAAGGTCGGTATTACTAAATCTGTTCAATATGCATTAGAAAAATTGGGCATTATTGAAACTAATCTTGATAAACTTGAATGTTTTATTGGACCACCACTTCAGGTTTCATTTTCTGAATACTACGGTTTTAATGAGGAGAAATCACAAAAAGCTATTGATTTTTATAGGGAACGATTTAAGCAAAGGGGTATGTTCGAGAATGAGTTATATTCCAATCTTTCACCATTTTTAAAATCATTAAAGGAACAACAATATACCTTAACCGTTGCAACTTCAAAACCCACGGTATTTTCAGAACAGATTCTTAAATATTTTAATATTGACCACTATTTCGATCTCGTTGTTGGAAGTAATCTTGATGGCACAAGAACATCTAAAACTGAAATTATTCAATACATACTTGATAAGCACAAAAATTATACGCTTGATAACTTTATTATGATGGGAGATCGTAAGCACGATATTATTGGTGCAAATAATGTTGGGATTGATTCCATTGGAGTAACGTATGGATACGGATCCTTTGAAGAATTAAGTGAGTTTAATCCTACTTACATTGTTCATAGTATTGATCAGATAAAAGAAATTTTAATGACCAGCATAGTTAAATAA
- a CDS encoding type IV secretory system conjugative DNA transfer family protein, which yields MFTKNEIEILEGMRLENQYRLNTPPEKIQFIGNHQQIPLPKSVLEKHLLFIGGIGTGKTNAMFQLVDQLVNNLNDEDVMVIFDTKGDFYNEFYREGVDVVISNDPTSTHYWNMLQEALLDGEEDMETAIREMATALFDIKIKNSGGNSFFPAAARDVLIGIMKFLVRIHENSGAVDIHDEEYFNIISNECLSGYIQSVQIQDLNEEFQEHEDLKALNDMISRKSMGQALGVMSDLRQVCSEVFIGNFKKDGDFSIREFIRNKGGKILFIEYDISIGSVLGPIYKLLFDLAIKEALSRKKSEGNVYFIIDEFKLLPNLYHIESGINFGRSLGAKFIIAMQNVEQIRDPKNYGNELANSILSGISTTVSFRVTDPATRDFIKGLFGTQTRKILHHNTSFHNAEHIVTGNVVEDWDIMNLAIGEGIVALPGQNPIKFQFNEYIKERTHE from the coding sequence GTGTTTACTAAAAATGAAATCGAAATTTTAGAAGGAATGCGATTAGAAAATCAATATAGATTAAATACTCCACCAGAAAAAATACAATTCATCGGGAATCATCAGCAGATTCCACTACCTAAAAGCGTTTTGGAAAAACATTTATTATTTATCGGCGGAATTGGAACAGGAAAAACGAATGCCATGTTTCAATTGGTCGACCAATTAGTGAATAATCTAAATGATGAGGATGTCATGGTCATTTTTGATACGAAAGGAGACTTTTATAACGAGTTTTATCGGGAAGGAGTGGATGTTGTAATCAGTAATGATCCAACCTCTACTCACTATTGGAACATGCTTCAAGAAGCGCTTCTAGATGGAGAAGAAGATATGGAAACCGCGATAAGAGAAATGGCAACGGCTTTATTCGATATAAAGATTAAAAATAGTGGAGGCAATTCTTTTTTCCCTGCAGCGGCACGAGATGTATTAATCGGAATCATGAAGTTTTTAGTAAGGATCCATGAAAATAGCGGTGCAGTAGATATTCATGACGAGGAATACTTCAATATTATTAGCAATGAATGTCTCAGCGGCTATATTCAGTCCGTTCAGATTCAAGATTTAAACGAGGAGTTCCAAGAACACGAAGATTTAAAAGCATTGAACGATATGATTTCGAGAAAAAGCATGGGGCAGGCTTTAGGAGTAATGTCCGATTTGAGGCAAGTCTGCAGCGAAGTATTTATTGGGAATTTTAAAAAAGACGGTGATTTTTCAATTCGGGAGTTTATCCGAAATAAAGGCGGCAAAATCTTATTCATTGAGTACGATATTTCCATTGGCAGTGTGTTAGGCCCTATTTACAAGCTGTTGTTTGACCTAGCTATTAAAGAGGCACTGTCCCGTAAAAAAAGCGAGGGAAATGTGTATTTCATTATTGATGAGTTTAAGCTGTTACCTAACCTTTATCATATCGAAAGCGGCATTAACTTTGGCCGAAGCCTTGGAGCTAAATTTATCATTGCCATGCAAAACGTAGAGCAGATCCGGGATCCAAAGAATTATGGCAATGAATTGGCCAATAGTATTTTATCTGGAATAAGTACGACCGTATCCTTTCGAGTGACCGATCCTGCTACCAGAGATTTTATTAAAGGCCTATTTGGCACCCAAACAAGAAAAATATTACATCACAACACCTCATTCCATAATGCGGAGCATATTGTTACTGGGAATGTTGTGGAGGACTGGGACATTATGAATTTAGCCATTGGAGAAGGAATTGTAGCCTTACCAGGTCAAAACCCGATTAAATTTCAATTTAATGAATATATAAAGGAGAGGACCCATGAGTAA
- a CDS encoding MDR family MFS transporter produces MNLSTKVTLTSGFFLNFAGFAVFSFLAVYLSNTLELSGWETGTILSLLTLSSRVLPLFTGGMGDKYGYKRIMGIGLLLRGVGFVTLAFSHSFSYVSVAVLLIGIGAACYEPSALAFFSQENNPELRKKTFIYLNLALNGGAIIGPLLGGILLVTNPRFPFLLSASIFFILYIVQLIILPKKENTQGSDSNSILAGVPHILKNKRFLLFCFSMIFFWFMFAQLTVALPLHMFAISNNENLVSLVITINALTGLIFMIIFKKLYIKSSAIFLLVVGTLTMALSLLFISFFPSPLWLILCIIGFTVGETLVLPSSDIAIADFVDDQYNGIYYGFSDLSFAVGATLGNFTGTLLLDIYQPNSFVPWVIFSGIGFLGFFLIRTLLLLQRDHEALFQNY; encoded by the coding sequence ATGAATTTATCAACTAAGGTTACTTTAACATCCGGATTTTTTTTAAATTTTGCCGGATTTGCCGTGTTTTCATTTCTTGCAGTTTATTTGTCTAATACTCTTGAATTATCGGGTTGGGAAACAGGGACAATATTATCTTTGCTTACATTGTCTTCGCGAGTATTGCCTCTTTTTACTGGCGGTATGGGTGATAAGTATGGATACAAAAGAATAATGGGGATTGGTCTTTTGCTAAGAGGAGTAGGATTTGTTACCTTGGCCTTTTCACATTCTTTTAGTTATGTTTCAGTAGCTGTTTTACTAATAGGAATTGGGGCAGCATGCTACGAGCCATCAGCTTTAGCATTTTTTTCTCAGGAAAATAACCCTGAATTAAGAAAGAAGACCTTTATTTATTTGAATTTGGCTTTAAATGGAGGAGCAATAATAGGTCCGCTGCTCGGTGGTATTTTATTGGTCACTAACCCCCGTTTTCCGTTCTTACTTAGTGCATCTATTTTTTTTATTTTATACATTGTTCAACTTATAATATTACCCAAGAAAGAAAACACTCAAGGCTCTGATTCAAATTCTATATTAGCTGGGGTTCCCCATATACTTAAAAACAAAAGATTTCTCTTATTTTGTTTTTCTATGATATTCTTTTGGTTTATGTTTGCTCAACTAACTGTAGCTTTGCCACTACATATGTTTGCGATTTCGAATAATGAAAATCTCGTTAGTCTTGTTATCACGATCAATGCTCTTACAGGACTCATTTTTATGATTATCTTTAAAAAACTGTATATTAAATCAAGTGCAATATTTTTATTAGTAGTAGGGACCTTAACAATGGCTTTATCTTTATTATTTATTAGCTTTTTTCCAAGCCCTCTGTGGCTTATTTTATGTATCATTGGTTTCACAGTAGGCGAAACCCTCGTTCTTCCGTCCTCTGATATTGCAATAGCAGATTTTGTTGATGATCAATACAATGGGATCTATTACGGATTTTCCGATCTTTCTTTTGCCGTGGGTGCAACTTTAGGAAATTTTACAGGAACTTTATTATTAGATATCTATCAACCCAATTCTTTTGTCCCGTGGGTCATCTTTTCAGGTATTGGTTTTTTAGGTTTTTTTCTTATACGAACACTGTTACTTCTACAAAGGGACCATGAAGCATTATTCCAAAACTATTAG
- a CDS encoding M48 family metalloprotease, with translation MYLVSFLKNLKKKSNWGIIVYMLLNCLLFLPLFQSGTNLRETLSLIFFCVLFYLISLAAMLSPLGEFILRLRTGSRPIKRRDLERKLRPLFDNVYQKAKIKDPTLPGNIKLFIHKSPIPNAFAVGRKTVCVTQGLLDIPEDEIEAILAHEFGHLSHKDTDFLLAITVGNIFVNIALWFIRLIWIILTIPLGIVLKMLSEDVGEKLHGVIIQFPVWAWTRFGLLFIQASSRQNEFEADRFAADLGYGSELASALDRVAGQSPDIGILKAMYSTHPDTDERIGRLQDLGAEYVAY, from the coding sequence ATGTACTTAGTAAGCTTTTTGAAAAATCTCAAAAAGAAGAGCAATTGGGGAATCATTGTTTATATGTTACTAAACTGCTTGCTTTTTTTACCATTATTTCAATCGGGCACGAATCTTAGAGAAACATTGTCCCTCATCTTCTTCTGTGTTTTATTTTATTTGATTTCCCTTGCTGCCATGCTGTCTCCATTAGGTGAATTTATTTTAAGACTTAGAACTGGATCAAGGCCTATTAAAAGGCGGGATTTAGAAAGAAAACTAAGACCCTTATTTGATAATGTTTATCAAAAAGCAAAAATCAAGGATCCCACTTTACCAGGCAATATAAAGTTATTTATCCACAAGAGTCCAATTCCCAATGCTTTTGCAGTGGGCAGAAAAACGGTCTGTGTAACCCAAGGTTTGCTGGATATACCTGAGGATGAAATAGAAGCGATTTTAGCCCATGAATTCGGACATCTTTCACATAAGGATACAGATTTTTTATTAGCTATTACAGTCGGTAATATATTTGTTAATATTGCACTTTGGTTCATTAGGCTTATTTGGATTATCCTTACCATTCCTTTAGGAATTGTACTTAAGATGCTATCAGAAGACGTAGGTGAAAAGTTGCATGGGGTTATCATTCAATTTCCTGTTTGGGCCTGGACAAGGTTTGGATTGCTGTTTATTCAAGCATCTTCTCGGCAAAACGAATTTGAGGCAGATCGTTTTGCAGCAGATTTGGGCTATGGATCAGAGTTAGCTTCAGCATTAGACCGTGTTGCTGGTCAAAGTCCGGATATTGGAATATTAAAAGCGATGTATTCCACACATCCTGATACTGACGAAAGAATTGGTAGACTTCAAGATTTAGGAGCTGAATATGTAGCCTATTAA